DNA from Nocardioides yefusunii:
ACGGCCTTGATCGCGCGGTCCAGCGAGATCTTGGTGCGCTCGACCAGCAGGCGCGACTCCTCGTCGGGTTCGCCGGCGAAGAACATCGCGTTGGTGTCGCCGTGGACGCCGTGGATGAACGCGGTGATGTCGATGTTGACGATGTCGCCGTCCTCGAGGACGCGCGCGTCGGGGATGCCGTGGCAGATGACCTCGTTGACCGAGGAGCACAGCGACTTCGAGAAGCCGCGGTAGCCCAGCGTCGAGGGGTAGGCGCCGTGGTCGCAGAGGAACTCGTGACCGATCCGGTCGAGCTCGTCCGTGGTGACGCCGGGAGCGACGGCCTTGCCCACCTCCTCGCGGGCCTGGGCGGCCAGCTTGCCGGCGATCCGCATCTTCTCGATCGTCTCGGCGTCCTTCACCTCGCGGCCGGTGAACTTGGCCGGGGCCGGCTTGTCGACGTACTCGGGGCGCTCGATGGCGGCCGGGACGGAACGACGGGGGGAGATGGCATGCGCGACGACGTGACTCACGCCTCCCATTCTAGGGAGGTG
Protein-coding regions in this window:
- the map gene encoding type I methionyl aminopeptidase, yielding MGGVSHVVAHAISPRRSVPAAIERPEYVDKPAPAKFTGREVKDAETIEKMRIAGKLAAQAREEVGKAVAPGVTTDELDRIGHEFLCDHGAYPSTLGYRGFSKSLCSSVNEVICHGIPDARVLEDGDIVNIDITAFIHGVHGDTNAMFFAGEPDEESRLLVERTKISLDRAIKAVKPGRQINVIGRVIEAYAKRFNYGVVRDFTGHGIGTSFHSGLVIPHYDQDHYADTIEVGMTFTIEPMLNLGTHEWDMWPDGWTVTTKDKKRSAQFEHTLLVTKDGAEVLTNP